Below is a genomic region from Bradyrhizobium sp. 1(2017).
GGTCCTTCAGTTCCTTCACACCGGTGTCGCCGGCAACGCCGAGCGAGCCGCAATTGCAGTCGACGGATGAGAGCAGGATCTGGAGCGGCTGCGGACCCCATTCCTTGGAGCCGAACTCGAAAACGCCTTCCTGCGCGAAGTAGGTGCCCGATCCCATCGCAGATGAGACCGCGCGCTTGGCGCGCAGCGGCGCAAGGCGCGCGACGTCGTTGCCTGCGGGGAGCACGCGCACATCGGTGCCGAACTTGTCCTTCATCATCTTGCCGACGCCGACCGCGATATTGAATCCGGCGGTGCCGGTGTCGTAGGCGGTGAACGTCAATGTCGCTGGCAGCTTGACGTCTTCCGCAGACGCATAGCGTGTAGACACAACAGAAATGCCTGCCACCAAGGCAGGCGCGAGCACGAGCAGCCCACGAAGCATGTTTCCCTCCATCGATCCTCGCTTCAGCGCGAGGACATTCTTGCTTGAATCGGATCATGTCACCGGCTATCCGCGATGGCAACGCCGGACCGCGAATGCAGAAACGACGCTGACAGATTGTCGCGGAATCAGCGGATCATGCAGTTAATTCGTGATGATCGCGATGGCCTGTCCCTCGGCAACGACGTCGTCGAGCTTCACCAGAAGCGATGTGATCGTGCCGCTCGCGGGCGAGGAAACCGGTATCTCCATCTTCATCGCTTCGACCACCACAACGTCGTCGCCATCCGCAACGGTTCCTCCAACTTGCACGGGAGTTGAGCAGATGCGACCCGCGACCTCCGTGACGATCTTAATTTCTGGCATGCCATCGCCTTTTTGTTGTCGTCGCAAAATGCCTGAGGTAGCGTCGTCTGCAAGTGGAATTTAATTCCGCAGAGCGGAACAAACGGTAGGGAACATGGGACGACGATCGGAGCGGTTGAGTAAGCAAGGCGCGCTCGCTGGCGACGCCGGTGAGGGTGATGTCATCCAGGTGGTGTCGCGCGCGTTCGACGTGTTGCGATGCTTCGAGGGCCACGATAGCAGGCTCGGCAATCTCGAGATCTCAAATCGCTGCGGTCTGCCGCGTTCGACGGTGTCGCGGCTCACGCACACGCTGACCCGCATGGGCCAGCTCGTCTACCTGCCGCGCGATCAGAAGTATCGCATCGGCCCGAGCGCGGTGGCGATGAGCGCCTCGATGATGAAGGGCGCGCAGCTGCGCAGCATGATCCGGCAGCGGCTGCAGGAGCTCGCCGAGCAGCTTCCCGGCACGGTCGGATTCGTCGTGCCCGATCGCTTCCATCTCGTCTATCTCCAGTTTGCGCGCTCGGCGAGTGCGCTCGGCCTGCACGAAGGCACCGGCAGCCGCATTTCGATGGCTTCGACTGCAGCAGGCGCGGCTTACACTGCTGCCCTGGCGCCCGAGGTCGGCGATGCCTTCATCGCGGACATGGAGCGGGAAGCCCCCGAGGCTGCGAAGATCCTCAAGCCCCGCATCGAGGCCAACCGGCAGTCGCTGCGCGAGCGCGGTTACGTCGTGGCCTGCGGCCTGTGGAGCCCGCACATCAACGGCCTCGCGGTGCCGATCTGGTCGCCGCAATATCAGACCTTCGTGGTGATCACGATCGGTCTGCTCTCGGCGATGTATGACGAGCAGCGCCTGCATGACGAAGTCGCCCCGCTGATGCTCACGCTCGGTCGCTCGCTCGGCAGCCTGATGGAGGGCGCCGAGGGCGACGTCTTCAACAACCGTATTTCGCGTAAGCCGGTCGCAATGGCCGTGCACAACAATAACAAGCCGATCAACTCGGAGGGAGTGAATGAACTGGAAGCCGGAACTCGACGAGCTCGCCCGGCGCGAAGCCTTCGCGCGGGAGATGGGCGGCGTTGACAAGGTCAGGCGACAGCATGACCAGGGCCGGCTGACTGTTCGGGAGCGCATCGACGGACTGATCGACAAGGGAAGCTTTCACGAAATCGGTGCCGTCTCCGGCATCGGTGAGTACGATTCCAGCGGCGAGCTGAAGAAGTTGACGCCGGCAAACTGCGTGTTCGGTCGCGCGCGCGTCGATGGCCGCACGATCGTCGTGGTCGGTGACGATTTCACCGTGCGCGGCGGTTCGGCCGATGCGTCCATTTCCGCAAAGCCGTTGATGGCGGAGGAGATGGCGCACGACTTCCGCCTGCCCATCGTCCGCATCATCGAAGGCTCCGGCGGCGGCGGCTCGGTCAAGACCATCGAGACCAAAGGCGCGGCCAATCTGCCCGGCGGCATCGGCGGCACGCGCTGGTATCGCTTCACGACCGAGAACCTGTCGCGCGTGCCTGTCGTGGCGCTCGGCCTCGGCTCGGTGGCGGGCCTGGGCGCCGCGCGCCTTGCCGCCAGCCACTATTCCATCATGACCCGGAAGTCCGCGATGTTCGTCGCGGGCCCGCCGGTGGTGAAGGCGCTGGGGCAGGACCTCACCAAGGAAGAGCTCGGCGGCGCCGACATCCAGACCCGCGCCGGCGCGGTCGATCATGCCGTCGACACGGAAGAAGAGGCGTTCGCCTGCGCGCGGCGCTTCCTCTCCTATCTGCCGTCGTCGGTCTACGAGCTGCCGCCGACCTTGCCGTGCACCGACAATCCCGAGCGCAGCGAAGAGGCGTTGATGAATGCGGTGCCGCGCAACCGCAAGCAGGTCTACAAGATGCGGCCGATCATCGAGTCGGTCGTCGACAGGGGCTCGTTCTTCGAGGTCGCCAAGAATTTCGGCAAGCCGATCATTGTCGGCCTCGCCAGGCTCGAGGGCAGGGCGGTGATGGTGCTCGCCAGCGACAGTTTCCACTATGGCGGCTCGTGGACCGCGGATGCCTGCCAGAAGGTGGTGCGCTGGGTCGATTTCGCAGAGACGTTCCATCTGCCGATCGTCTACCTGATGGACTGCCCGGGCTTCATGATCGGTCTCGATGCCGAGAAGGCGGCCACCATCCGCCACGGCGTCCGCGCCATGGCCGCGGTCAACCAGACCACCGTGCCCTGGTGCACCGTGATCCTGCGCAACGCCTTCGGCGTCGCTGGCGTCGTGCATCAGCCGGCCGACCGCTTCTCGATCCGCTATGCCTGGCCGTCGGCCTATTGGGGCTCGCTCCCGCTCGAAGGCGGCATCGAGGCCGCCTACCGCGCCGACATCGATGCGGCCGAGGACAGGGGGGGCAAGC
It encodes:
- a CDS encoding IclR family transcriptional regulator, with product MGRRSERLSKQGALAGDAGEGDVIQVVSRAFDVLRCFEGHDSRLGNLEISNRCGLPRSTVSRLTHTLTRMGQLVYLPRDQKYRIGPSAVAMSASMMKGAQLRSMIRQRLQELAEQLPGTVGFVVPDRFHLVYLQFARSASALGLHEGTGSRISMASTAAGAAYTAALAPEVGDAFIADMEREAPEAAKILKPRIEANRQSLRERGYVVACGLWSPHINGLAVPIWSPQYQTFVVITIGLLSAMYDEQRLHDEVAPLMLTLGRSLGSLMEGAEGDVFNNRISRKPVAMAVHNNNKPINSEGVNELEAGTRRARPARSLRAGDGRR
- a CDS encoding acetyl-CoA carboxylase biotin carboxyl carrier protein subunit, whose amino-acid sequence is MPEIKIVTEVAGRICSTPVQVGGTVADGDDVVVVEAMKMEIPVSSPASGTITSLLVKLDDVVAEGQAIAIITN
- a CDS encoding acyl-CoA carboxylase subunit beta, which codes for MNWKPELDELARREAFAREMGGVDKVRRQHDQGRLTVRERIDGLIDKGSFHEIGAVSGIGEYDSSGELKKLTPANCVFGRARVDGRTIVVVGDDFTVRGGSADASISAKPLMAEEMAHDFRLPIVRIIEGSGGGGSVKTIETKGAANLPGGIGGTRWYRFTTENLSRVPVVALGLGSVAGLGAARLAASHYSIMTRKSAMFVAGPPVVKALGQDLTKEELGGADIQTRAGAVDHAVDTEEEAFACARRFLSYLPSSVYELPPTLPCTDNPERSEEALMNAVPRNRKQVYKMRPIIESVVDRGSFFEVAKNFGKPIIVGLARLEGRAVMVLASDSFHYGGSWTADACQKVVRWVDFAETFHLPIVYLMDCPGFMIGLDAEKAATIRHGVRAMAAVNQTTVPWCTVILRNAFGVAGVVHQPADRFSIRYAWPSAYWGSLPLEGGIEAAYRADIDAAEDRGGKLREIEERLNKLRSPFRSAEKFWVEEIIDPRKTRSLLCEFARLAEPLRKAGPPENFSIRP